The region ATGAAGCTCACGAACCGGCTGATCCGCTCATACGCGCTCTATACGCTCGGCTTCCTGCTATTCATTTATGTGATGTGGCGCATCGAGCGGGTCACCGGCTCCGGTGTGTGGATCGGCTATGTGTTCCTGTTCGTGCCGATCGCGGTGTATGCGGTGATCGGGTTGCTATCGCGCACGTCCGACCTCGTCGAATACTACGTAGCCGGGCGGCGCGTGCCGTCCTTCTTCAACGGCATGGCGACAGCGGCCGACTGGTTGTCCGCAGCATCGTTCATCGGCCTTGCCGGGTCGATCTATGCGACCGGATATGACGGTCTCGCGTACCTGATGGGCTGGACCGGCGGCTATTGCCTCGTCGCGTTCCTGCTTGCGCCGTACGTGCGCAAACTCGCGCGCTACACGATTCCCGACTTTCTCGGCACGCGCTTTTCGAGCAACGCGGTGCGTGGACTCGCTGCGTTAGCGGCGATCCTGTGCTCGTTCGTCTATCTGGTTGCGCAGATTCAGGGCGTCGGTTTGATCGCGACGCGTTTTATCGGCGTGGATTTCGCGGTCGGCATTTTCTGCGGACTCGCGGGCATTCTCGTGTGTTCGTTTCTGGGCGGCATGCGTGCGGTGACGTGGACCCAGGTCGCGCAATACATCATCCTGATCGCGGCGATTCTGATTCCCGTGTCGATGATCGCGCATAAGGATGGCCTCGGCTGGGTGCCGCAGTTCAATTACGGCCGCTTGATGGAACGCGTCGAAGGCCTGGAAAAGCAGGTGCGCGACGCGCCGCTCGAGCAGACCGTACGCGACGATTATCGACAGCGCGCCGCGCTGATGCAGATGCGGCTCGATACGTTGCCGCAATCGTTCGTTGACGAGAAGCTGCGCCTCACCCAGGAAGTCGCGGACTTGCGCCGCCACAATGGCCCGCTGCGCGAGATCAAGGAACGCGAGCGGGCGCTCGAACAATTTCCACGCGATGCCGCCGCCGCACAGATCGTCTGGACCCAACGCCGCGACGAGATGCTGATGCGCGCGGCCGCGCCGGTGCCGATGCACGAGCCGTTTCCTGTCACAAGCGAAGAAGACCGGCGCACCCATGAACGCAATTTCCTGTCGCTGCTGCTGTGCCTGTCGCTTGGCACGGCCAGCCTGCCGCACATCCTGACGCGCTACAACACGACGACCTCGGTGGCTTCAGCGCGACGCTCGGTTGGCTGGACGTTGTTCTTCGTCGCGCTGTTCTATCTGACGGTGCCCGTGCTGGCGGTGCTGATCAAGTACGAGATATTGACCAACCTGGTCGGTCATCACTTTGCCGATTTGCCGCAGTGGCTCACGCAGTGGCGCAAGGTCGAGCCGAGTCTGATCAGCCTTGCCGATACGAATGGCGACGGCATCGTGCGCTGGAGCGAGATCCAGATGCAGCCGGATATGGTCGTGCTCGCCGCGCCCGAGATCGCGGGGCTGCCGTATGTGATGTCAGGGCTGATCGCGGCCGGTGCGCTGGCTGCGGCGCTTTCAACCGCGGATGGCTTGCTGCTGACCATCGCTAATGCGCTATCGCACGACGTCTACTACCACATGGTCGATCCGGCCGCATCGAGCCAGCGGCGCGTGACGATCTCGAAGATTTTGTTGCTTGGGGTGGCGTTGTTCGCCTCGTATGTGGCGTCGCTGAATACGGGGAATATTCTGTTTCTGGTGGGGGCGGCGTTTTCACTGGCGGCTTCGAGCCTGTTTCCGGTGCTGGTGCTGGGCGTGTTCTGGAAGCGCACCACGCGGCTCGGGGCGGTGGCGGGCATGGTGGCGGGGCTGGTGGTGTGCATTTATTACATCGTGTCGACGTATCCGTTCTTCACGCAGATGACGGGTTTCGCGGGCGCACGGTGGTTCGGGATCGAGCCGATCAGCTCAGGCGTGTTCGGCGTGCCGGCGGGGTTTCTGGTGGCGATTGGAGTGAGTCTGGTCGACCGGAAACCGGACGCCTATACGAGGGCGCTGGTGGACTACATCCGGCATCCTTAGGCGGTTTTGCGCATGAGTGTGGCGCAGGGCGCGAAGTTTGCTATAATTCGGCTCCCCGCCGGAGAGATGGATGAGCGGTTTAAGTCGCACGCCTGGAAAGCGTGTATAGGTTAATAACCTATCCGGGGTTCGAATCCCCGTCTCTCCGCCAAAAATGAATGATAAGCCGTTGAATCTAAAAGAGATTCAACGGCTTTTTGTTTTTCAACTCACAAAGCGACTATCAATGCAGTTCGTCCGTGTCGAAAGTCGGGATGGCCGCTACGCTAGCGCATTTTATTCGCGTCAGCTGATCAGCTCGTTAGAGCATCGCTCGTCCGAATCCGGGGCGACAGTCTTATGGCGCGCCACGGCGTGCGTCGCTTGCTTCGCACCTCGGCATGGATATCGTCGTCAATACATTTGGCGAGCGAAGACGAGTTAGAACGGTTATGGTTACTAAAAAGTGTTGATAGCGCGCTGGATGTGAGTGAGTGCCGGCCTTTCGGAGGTTTGTGTTTCACACAGTTGTTGGTAATGT is a window of Paraburkholderia phytofirmans OLGA172 DNA encoding:
- a CDS encoding sodium:solute symporter family protein, with translation MKLTNRLIRSYALYTLGFLLFIYVMWRIERVTGSGVWIGYVFLFVPIAVYAVIGLLSRTSDLVEYYVAGRRVPSFFNGMATAADWLSAASFIGLAGSIYATGYDGLAYLMGWTGGYCLVAFLLAPYVRKLARYTIPDFLGTRFSSNAVRGLAALAAILCSFVYLVAQIQGVGLIATRFIGVDFAVGIFCGLAGILVCSFLGGMRAVTWTQVAQYIILIAAILIPVSMIAHKDGLGWVPQFNYGRLMERVEGLEKQVRDAPLEQTVRDDYRQRAALMQMRLDTLPQSFVDEKLRLTQEVADLRRHNGPLREIKERERALEQFPRDAAAAQIVWTQRRDEMLMRAAAPVPMHEPFPVTSEEDRRTHERNFLSLLLCLSLGTASLPHILTRYNTTTSVASARRSVGWTLFFVALFYLTVPVLAVLIKYEILTNLVGHHFADLPQWLTQWRKVEPSLISLADTNGDGIVRWSEIQMQPDMVVLAAPEIAGLPYVMSGLIAAGALAAALSTADGLLLTIANALSHDVYYHMVDPAASSQRRVTISKILLLGVALFASYVASLNTGNILFLVGAAFSLAASSLFPVLVLGVFWKRTTRLGAVAGMVAGLVVCIYYIVSTYPFFTQMTGFAGARWFGIEPISSGVFGVPAGFLVAIGVSLVDRKPDAYTRALVDYIRHP